A region of the Anaerosporomusa subterranea genome:
CAAAAGTCAACAAGCCCACTATCGCGAGAAGATAGCGGGCTTGTATTGATTAGAGAGAACACAAAACTTCACTAGCAAGAAGCGTCTCTTCGCGTCTGCCCGCGCCAGACAACAAAGCCGGTAGTAAGCAAGAGCACGCCAACGCAGACAAATATCGCTTTAATCCCTAGCCAGATACTCGCCACACTGCCCAGAAGCGGACCAATCATCGAGCCCAATTGGTTGGCGCTCATCATTAAACCAAACGCCCGTCCGCGAAAGCACGCGTCAGTGTTTATCACAACCATGGTATTCAGGGCAGGATACACCCCGGCGACGAAAAAGCCAAAAGCAAACTGCATTAATCCGAACAGCCAAATATCAGAGGTGAAATACGGGAACAAACTAAACACTCCACTGCCGAGAAAGCCGATGGCCAATATCTTAGTAAATCCCGCTCGCTGGCCCAGCCGACCCCATAGCGGCGCTGCGATTGCCCCGGCAATGCCGGAGGCGCTAAAAACGAATCCAGAAGTCAGTACAACTCCTTCAACCGCGCCCTGCATATCTGCTATATGCAGAGTAATCAGCGGCTGCAGCACCATGACACCAATCTGGGTAATGATCAGTAAGCCAAGCATCTTCTGCATAACTTTGCTTTGCAGCGCAGCCTTAAGATCGTCACCAATACTGCCGGCCTGCAATGATTGCTGCTTCGGTTCCTTTACTAGCAGCCAAACAGCGGCAGTACCTGCCAGTATACAAGCAGAGGCGACTGCAAAAGAGGTGCGAATGCCGAAAATATGTGACAGGACGCCGCCGAATAAGGGTCCGAGGATCGTCCCAGTGAGTGTCGCAGTTTGCATAATACCAAGACTGAAACCCATCTTTTCTTCAGGAACTGTTGATGCGACAATTGCTAAAGCGGCAGGTACAAAACCGGTCGCAAAACCTTGAAGCAGCCTAACTACGAAAAGTTCAAGCGGACTACTGACCAACGAGCCTAGAAAGTAGGCGAATCCAAGGCTAAGGCCGGACCGAATCAGCATACGTCTTTTGCCGGACTTATCAGCCAGTCGCCCCCAGATGGGAGACATGATGGCACTTACTAGGAAGGTTGCCGCAAAAACTGCGCCAGACCACAATTTTATATTTTGCTCTGTTGCTCCTAAATCAAATAGGTATAATGGCAAAAACGGCAATATCATCGTATAGCTGGTACTCGATATGATGCAGCCAAGCCACAGCGACCATAAATTCCTTCGCCAGTTCATAGTTTCCCCTCCGTAACCCAACCGAGTATATCAATCCATCTTGCATTTATCAGTAATCTCAGTTATGATTATAGCAAATCTTTGGTTATATTTAAAACATCTATATAATTCGATTGATATATGAAATTAATATATAAATTAGAAGGAGTTATGGCGATGGATATCAGGCAGTTACGCTATTTTTTGGCGATCGCAGAAGAAGGACAAATCAGTGGGGCTGCCAAACGGCTCCATATTGCCCAGCCGCCACTCAGCCAGCAGTTAAAAATTATGGAAGAAGAACTCGGTGTTCAGTTGGTTGAACGCGGCAGCCGGAGTACCCGCCTTACAGAAGCAGGTCGCGCTTTGCGGCACCGAGCTGAACAGATTCTTGATTTAGTCAACACTACTGTGAAAGAAGTCCAGGCTTTTGACGAAGGCGCAAAAGGGACTTTGGCTTTGGGAACTATTGCCTCACTTGGCTCAAACCTGCTTCCTGACTGGATCAGCAGCTTTCACGAACAGTATCCAGGCATCGATTTTTTACTTTGGGAAGGCGAGACAGAACGCATTACCGACCTATTAAATAGCGGTGTTATTGAAATTGGATTGGTTAGGCTGCCGATTGACTCTGCTATCTTCGAATCAATCCACTTGCCCAAGGAGCCCCTTGTTGCCGCTATGAGCAATAAATGGATGGATGGCGGGGACGGGCCTATGCCAATAGTCGAACTCGCCAATAAGCCTCTGCTAACGCATCGCCGCCATGTATCAATGATCACGAAAAGCTGTCGTGAAGCTGGTTTTGAACCCACTATTCTATGCAAAGCTGATGACCCGCGTTCCATGCTGGCATGGGCTGACGCCGATATTGGCATTGCAATAGCCACCGCTTCGATGGCGCGTCAAATTACAAACTCTAATTTACGCTATCGCGAAATTATCGCGCCCGGTCTGGAGACTGCGGCGGCGGTGGTTTGGATGAAGAATAGGTATATGTCGACCGCTGCTCGGAGGTTCTTGGAAACCTTCGTCGGGCGTTGATAAGGATCCATCTGCGTTGTTAGTCCGGTCACCCCATTGCTAGCGTACCCGTGAGTACGCGTCGCTGCTGGGATGACCGGACACCTAGCAGCTGGGCCCTTCTAAACGCCCTTTGGAAGGTTTCCAGGAAATTTTGCTTACGAAACGAAAAAGGTTCGAGGAATAGCTCTAGGAATAAAACTATCAGATAGTCGAAAGAGATAAGTTTGGGCTTGCCCAAGCTTATCTCTTTCTTTTAGTAGTTTACTTCTCGCACTCGGGGTCGTAGAAATCGCCAAACAGTTCTTCATCTGGCGGGCGATCTTCGGGGATCGGACGAGCTACCCAAGTCGTATTTAAGTAGTGTTTGAGAGTGATATTTTCCGAAGTGATGTTGCCGCCCCAGGTGCCACAACCCATACTTGAAGTCATCGGCATACCATTGGTAAAGGTACCGGAATTAGATTTAGATTGAGGCTGGCGAACCATGATCCGGCTCACCGGCGCTGAAAGTGCTAAACGATGAATATGATCATCATCAAAGGAGTAGATGCCCACCGAGTGACCTCTGCCAGATCCCCAATAGATTTGATGCATCATCTCAATCGCATTTTGGAATTCGCCTTGATATTTATGGACAGTCAGCAGAGTTGTCAATTTTTCATAAGAGAAAGGATGGTTACGGCCTACACCGTCAGATAGAACCATGATGAACTTTCTATCGGCAGGAATTTTGAAGCCGGCGATTTCAGCCAATTTTTGCGGCGAAATGGCGACGGTGTCAGACAGGCGATGGTTTTCCTCGTCCCACATGACTTTGCGAACTTTTTCTTTTTCCTCATCGTTAACCAAGTATGCGCCCACTTTTTGCAGCGCCTCGATTGACTTTTCCCAAATGCTTTCATGAATGATGATGTTGCCGTCAGCAGAACAGCCAGAACCGAAGTCCGAGGTTTTGCTGATCATGCTGTTCATGGCAGCTTCTTCCACGTTCGCAGTCTCATCCCAAATCATCGTCGCGTTACCAGCACCTACGCCATAAGCAGGCGTTCCTGAGCTGTAAGCAGATTTGACCATAGCTGGACCACCAGTCGCAAGCACCAGGTTAGCTCTCTCCATTAATGCTTTTGTCATCGGAATGCTGACTTTCGTCAAGCATTGGAGAATATCAGCAGGAGCGCCTTCTCTCTCAAGTGCTTCCCGCATTAAACGAACGGTTTCAAATGTAGTCTTTTTCGAACGGGGATGCGGCGAGAAGATGACTACGTCGCGGGCTTTTACTGCCATGACAGCCGTGCCGGCCGGAGTCAAGTCAGGGTTGGTTGTCGGAACGATCGAAGCGATAATTCCAACAGGCTTGCCATATTTTACAATACCTTTTTCCACGTTTTCTTCGATAATGCCAACACTCTTTTGCCGGAGCGCATCGCGAAGCACGCCACGGATCTTAAACCGCTTTTGTTGACGGGTTACAGGATCGCCAAGACCACTTTCTTTAATGCTCATGTCTACAAGCTGCAGGAATCTTTTTTTATTGGCCACTGACCAAGCCACTGTCTGGCACAGACGGTCTACACGCGCCTGATCATAAGTTTCGATGATAGCCAGAGCTTTCTGCGCCCGTTCAATAGCGGTATCCAGCTCTTGCTGTTGTTCTAATGTCAATTCATCTGCCATTGTATATACCCTCCTTGTGATTGGTAATTATTTGTGTTTGGCGGGTTAGCCCGCCCAACTCTTGTTCTATCCGCGTGGGTGAGCAGCCAAGTATTTCTTAGCCGCTTCAATGCAGCGGAATGCGTACTCGGCACAACCCATTTCCTTCATTCGTTTGAGATTGGGTAGCTCAATCGAATAGGGAACTTCCGGCATCCGGTTCACAATCCCTGTAACATCGATACCGCCTTCTTCACCTACATATAGACGGGCTTCACGCAGGATACGGGTCATTTCTTCTTTTTCAGTCGGGATTTCTTCCGGTGCATCGCAAAGGTGGACGAAACGGAACCATTCACGCGGTACGGCATCGAGTTCCTCCGGCTTATTTCTGGCGCGATGGAAATGATGAATATCAATCATTAGACCGGCATTATCCCGTTTTATCGTATTCAGAACGTCGAGTGCTCCCGCAAGGTTATTGACGCTGGCAATCGGCACATACTCAAGCTCTACTGTCAGGCCGAACGGTTTAGCCAAATCGCAGACCTCGGCAAACTTCTCGATATAGAAATTACGATCAGAGGTCCAAATGCTACTGAGAACATGGCGTCCGCCGAGTTCAGCCGCTACCTCCATGGCTGGCAAATAGCGTTTCGGATCAACACCGTCATAAATACGCGCCAGTTCAATATCAAGCAGTTTAACGCCCGTGTCAGCCAGCGCTCGTTTGGTTTGCTGCAACATTTCTTTGTTTTCGGCTAAGGCAAAATTCGGCTCGCCCGGAAGTCCCATATAGATCGGGCGCAGACTAACGAAATCATAGCCAGCTCGCCCAGCGATGTAAGTCTGCTCAGGAGGCGTACAGCCCGGGATTGTCAGATAGGCTAGAGAAAATTGGGGTGCCATATGTCTTCCTCCCTTAGTTCGTGCTAACGTGATGCACTTTTTTGCCAGGCGAATAAATATCCATGATGTTCCAGTGCCCAGCAGTCGGAACAGGATTATTGATCATTGATACATCCAGCACATAGGGCTTGTTAGCTTTGATCGCTGCTTCCAGCGCCGGTTTGAATTCAGCGGCTGATTGAATTTTTACGCCTTCCACGCCATAAGCTTTGGCAATGGCTGCATAATCAGGTGAGTAAGACTCACCGTCTTTTTCAAACAACGTACCGAAGGTGGTGTCATAGTGCGCTTTTTCGAGGCCGGCAATGGTGCCGAAGGCGCGGTTGTTCATGATCAGGAAAATTGCCGGAATGTTTTCAATCGCTGCAGTAGCGAGTACAGCCGGGTTTTGACCAAAGCCGCCATCGCCAATTAGCGAAACGACAACGCGATCAGGATCCGCGACTTTCGCGCCCAGGGCTGCCGGTGAACCAAAGCCCATAGTGGCATAGCCGCCAGGAGTGAGAATGGAACCTGGTTCGTAGATGGGGAACTGCTGACCGACGCCATTTTTGTTCCAGCCCACATCGGTGGTGATGATGGCATTGCGGGGAAGAACGGCGCGTACATCAGCCAGAATCCGCTCAGGCATCATCGGGAAGGCGTCGCTTTGCTCCATTTTGGCATTGTTGGCCTTGAAATCTTTGCGTTGATTGGCAATGGTTTGTTCCATGGCTGCGTTTTTACGTGCAACTGGATACAGTTTCTTGGCTACACGCACCAGAACAGTCAGCGCTTGTTTTAAATCAGCGACTGCGCCGATTTCGGTCGGATAGTTTCTGCCGATTTCACTCGGATCGATATCGATATGGATGAGTTTTGTCGGTGGGAAGCTAAAGGTGAATTCAGGATACCAGGAGCTGCAGTCCGCCTCTTTGAAGCTGGTTCCTAAGCCTAAGATATAATCAGCGTTCTTGCAGGAATCATTGATAAACTTCGTTCCCCAAAAGCCGGTCATGCCGAGAGTGAGGGGATGATCATCAGGCAGAGCGCCTTTGCCCATCAGTGAATGGGATACAGGGATAGCCATGTGATCAACAAATTCTTGCAATTCTTTCGCTGCGTCTGCCAGGATAATACCGCCGCCTACATGAATGACGGGATTTTTTGCAGCAGCCAGAGTGCTAATAATCTTCGCAGCCAGTTCTTCGTCAAGTGAAGGTTTATGAATGAATTTGTTGTTGAGGTCTAGGCGATCGAACAACTCAACGTCCACTTCTTTAGAGAAGATATCCATCGGAACGTCAACCAAGACAGGGCCAGGGCGGCCGGATTCAGCCAAGGCAAACGCCTTTTCTAAAATCTCCGGCATCAGGTCAGGACGATCAACGCGCCAGGCGCGCTTGACAAACGGGCGGTAGATTTCCCATTGAGACCCATCGGCATGCAGGTTAACTTCCTGATGCGGGTGCTTGCCAAAGTAGTGGCTGGGGACGTCGCCAGCAATGACGACCATAGGGATAGAGTCAAGCGCGGCGTTGGCAACGCCAGTTGCGGCGTTAGTCAGTCCTGGTCCTAAGTGACTGAGAACTACTGCTGCCTTTTTGGTGACACGGGCATAACCATCAGCAGCGTGAGAGGCGATTTGCTCATGTCGGGTGTTGATAAAACGGATCTTTTCGCTTTTGGAGAGGGCAGCCAGCACAGCAATGTTGGTATGTCCGCAAAGTCCGAAGATGTGTTTGACACCACGTCTCTCAAGGTACTTGATCAGTTGATTTGCTACTAAGTCTCTCATTCTAATCCCCCTTCTATTTGTCGCAAGTTGTTTTAACCAAATCGCTATTCTTGCCAGCTTTCAAAACAAAACTAGCTGTTTCATGGCTAACCATCTGTTGAATAGATCGTCCTATGGCCAGCATCTTATCGAGATCATAGCCGGTGGCCACGCCCATTTCCTGGCACATATGAATGAGATCTTCAGTGGCGATATTGCCTGTAGCGCCTGGAGCGAAAGGACAACCACCTAGACCAGCAAAGCTCGCGTCATAACGATCAATCCCTGCCATCATCCCTGCGACCACATTCGCCAACCCCATGCCTCTGGTATTATGGAAGTGAAGCACCCAAGTCACATCAGGGAATTCTGTCTTAACTCTCATGCCATACTCATACACCTGCTGCGGATTGGCCATACCGGTGGTATCCGATAGAGACAATTCATGAACCCCAATCTCACGGAAACAAGAAATGACAGCCAAAACTTGATCAATCGATACCCGGCCTTCAAACGGACAGCCAAAAGCTGTTGAAATTGCTCCTGAAAGTTCCAGTCCATGAGCTGCCGCATAATCGGCGCATTCACTAAAACCGCGCACCACTTCTTCCGGTGTTTTGTTGATATTTGCCAGAGAGTGTGCCCGGCTGGCTGATGCGGTAAGTTTGACTTTCTGTAACCCAGCGGCTTCCGCCCTTTCTAGACCACGCAGATTTAGAACCAGAGCGCGATACTCGACTC
Encoded here:
- a CDS encoding MFS transporter, whose protein sequence is MNWRRNLWSLWLGCIISSTSYTMILPFLPLYLFDLGATEQNIKLWSGAVFAATFLVSAIMSPIWGRLADKSGKRRMLIRSGLSLGFAYFLGSLVSSPLELFVVRLLQGFATGFVPAALAIVASTVPEEKMGFSLGIMQTATLTGTILGPLFGGVLSHIFGIRTSFAVASACILAGTAAVWLLVKEPKQQSLQAGSIGDDLKAALQSKVMQKMLGLLIITQIGVMVLQPLITLHIADMQGAVEGVVLTSGFVFSASGIAGAIAAPLWGRLGQRAGFTKILAIGFLGSGVFSLFPYFTSDIWLFGLMQFAFGFFVAGVYPALNTMVVINTDACFRGRAFGLMMSANQLGSMIGPLLGSVASIWLGIKAIFVCVGVLLLTTGFVVWRGQTRRDASC
- a CDS encoding LysR family transcriptional regulator is translated as MDIRQLRYFLAIAEEGQISGAAKRLHIAQPPLSQQLKIMEEELGVQLVERGSRSTRLTEAGRALRHRAEQILDLVNTTVKEVQAFDEGAKGTLALGTIASLGSNLLPDWISSFHEQYPGIDFLLWEGETERITDLLNSGVIEIGLVRLPIDSAIFESIHLPKEPLVAAMSNKWMDGGDGPMPIVELANKPLLTHRRHVSMITKSCREAGFEPTILCKADDPRSMLAWADADIGIAIATASMARQITNSNLRYREIIAPGLETAAAVVWMKNRYMSTAARRFLETFVGR
- a CDS encoding aldehyde dehydrogenase family protein; the protein is MADELTLEQQQELDTAIERAQKALAIIETYDQARVDRLCQTVAWSVANKKRFLQLVDMSIKESGLGDPVTRQQKRFKIRGVLRDALRQKSVGIIEENVEKGIVKYGKPVGIIASIVPTTNPDLTPAGTAVMAVKARDVVIFSPHPRSKKTTFETVRLMREALEREGAPADILQCLTKVSIPMTKALMERANLVLATGGPAMVKSAYSSGTPAYGVGAGNATMIWDETANVEEAAMNSMISKTSDFGSGCSADGNIIIHESIWEKSIEALQKVGAYLVNDEEKEKVRKVMWDEENHRLSDTVAISPQKLAEIAGFKIPADRKFIMVLSDGVGRNHPFSYEKLTTLLTVHKYQGEFQNAIEMMHQIYWGSGRGHSVGIYSFDDDHIHRLALSAPVSRIMVRQPQSKSNSGTFTNGMPMTSSMGCGTWGGNITSENITLKHYLNTTWVARPIPEDRPPDEELFGDFYDPECEK
- a CDS encoding sugar phosphate isomerase/epimerase family protein, translated to MAPQFSLAYLTIPGCTPPEQTYIAGRAGYDFVSLRPIYMGLPGEPNFALAENKEMLQQTKRALADTGVKLLDIELARIYDGVDPKRYLPAMEVAAELGGRHVLSSIWTSDRNFYIEKFAEVCDLAKPFGLTVELEYVPIASVNNLAGALDVLNTIKRDNAGLMIDIHHFHRARNKPEELDAVPREWFRFVHLCDAPEEIPTEKEEMTRILREARLYVGEEGGIDVTGIVNRMPEVPYSIELPNLKRMKEMGCAEYAFRCIEAAKKYLAAHPRG
- a CDS encoding thiamine pyrophosphate-binding protein, giving the protein MRDLVANQLIKYLERRGVKHIFGLCGHTNIAVLAALSKSEKIRFINTRHEQIASHAADGYARVTKKAAVVLSHLGPGLTNAATGVANAALDSIPMVVIAGDVPSHYFGKHPHQEVNLHADGSQWEIYRPFVKRAWRVDRPDLMPEILEKAFALAESGRPGPVLVDVPMDIFSKEVDVELFDRLDLNNKFIHKPSLDEELAAKIISTLAAAKNPVIHVGGGIILADAAKELQEFVDHMAIPVSHSLMGKGALPDDHPLTLGMTGFWGTKFINDSCKNADYILGLGTSFKEADCSSWYPEFTFSFPPTKLIHIDIDPSEIGRNYPTEIGAVADLKQALTVLVRVAKKLYPVARKNAAMEQTIANQRKDFKANNAKMEQSDAFPMMPERILADVRAVLPRNAIITTDVGWNKNGVGQQFPIYEPGSILTPGGYATMGFGSPAALGAKVADPDRVVVSLIGDGGFGQNPAVLATAAIENIPAIFLIMNNRAFGTIAGLEKAHYDTTFGTLFEKDGESYSPDYAAIAKAYGVEGVKIQSAAEFKPALEAAIKANKPYVLDVSMINNPVPTAGHWNIMDIYSPGKKVHHVSTN
- a CDS encoding hydroxymethylglutaryl-CoA lyase: MNGTIAATKWPESVTICEVGPRDGLQNEKTLLTVDQKVELIERTVEAGARIIEIGSFVHPKSVPPMADTDAVARKLKQIEGVEYRALVLNLRGLERAEAAGLQKVKLTASASRAHSLANINKTPEEVVRGFSECADYAAAHGLELSGAISTAFGCPFEGRVSIDQVLAVISCFREIGVHELSLSDTTGMANPQQVYEYGMRVKTEFPDVTWVLHFHNTRGMGLANVVAGMMAGIDRYDASFAGLGGCPFAPGATGNIATEDLIHMCQEMGVATGYDLDKMLAIGRSIQQMVSHETASFVLKAGKNSDLVKTTCDK